DNA from Flavobacteriales bacterium:
CGTTACCAAGCTGGTGCTGAAGAAGGCGGGCTATACGGGGCGGGTGACCTGCTACACCAGTGCTGCGGAGGCGCTCGAGCACATGCGCAAGGGCATGGACCTGCCGGACCTCATGTTCGTGGACATAAACATGCCTGCCGTGAGCGGGTTCGAGTTCCTCGCCACCTGCGAAGCGGAAGCTCTGCTGCCGAACGGACTCACGAGCGTAGTGATGTTCAGCAGCAGCAACCGCCCGAGCGATCTGGAGCGGGCCCTCTCCTTCCGGTCCGTGATGGGCTACGTGGAGAAAGCCCTCTCCGTGGAAAGCTTCGAGCGCGTGCTCGCCGATCGCGCCGGCCGACGTCTATGACCCCAACCTCAAACCCATCATTGATAAGATGAAGAAGATCCTGATCATCGAGGATGAGACGATCATTTCGTTCAGCTACCAGCTCCAGTTGGAGCGCATGGGCTTCGAGGTGATCGGTACGGCGCGAAGCTCGGAGGAAGCCGAGGAGCATATGCGGCGGGACCGGCCGGACCTGATCATCATGGACATCTACCTCAAGGGGCCCAAGACGGGGCTCGAACTGGCCCAGGAGATCCATGCGAAGGACCCGATCCCCATCCTGTTCCTCACCGCCAGCACCAAGGCCGATGTCATAGAGGCCATCCGTGGACTGAAGGACGCGCACTACCTGCCCAAGCCCATCAATTCGGACAACCTCGAGGACATGCTGCAGCGATTCGCGCGCGCCTGATGCCAGCCATGAAGGCCACCCCCGATCAATCGGACCGCCTCCACCGGTTCGCGCATGACCTGCGCAACCGGCTTGCAGCCATCCAGCAGGCGATCATGCAGCTGCACGAAGCGCCTGAAGCGGATCGCGGCGAGCTCATCCACTTCGCCGAGCAGCAGTACTTCAAGGCCATGCGCAGCACGGAAGAGCTGCTGGATGACTTTGGCATCGACCGCGTAATGTGCAGCCTGAAGCTCGGTCCCGTCGACCTGAGCGGCCTCGTTTCCGAGGCCATCGGGCGGCAGCGCCACCGGATCGAGCGGAAGGGCCAATCCATCCAGCTCGACATGGAGCCCGGCGTGCGTGTACTGGGCGACCCTCATTGGCTAGACCAGCTCGTGACCGCCCTCGTGAGCAATGCCTCGAAGTTCAGCGCGCACGGATCCCGCATCAGGGTATCGTTGCGGTGCGAGGCCGGGTCGGCCATCCTGAACGTGGAGGATGAAGGCATCGGCATGGATGCGGAGGACCTGGAGCAGGTCTTCACGCGCTATGCCTTGCTGAAAGGTCGGAGCACCGCCGGAGAGGCCCAGGGCCGTTCAACACTTGCCCGCGCCCAGCAATGGGCCGAGGCCCATGGCGGCAGCCTCAGGGCCTTCAGCAGCGGAACCGGACAGGGCAGCAGCTTCGCACTCAGCATCCCCCTTCTGCGCTGACCATCGGTCAAGCCGGACGGGTGATGCGCTTGGCCACTCGCTGGCCGCGGTGGTTTACGGCCACGTTGAATTCCACCTCATCATTCACGGTGAGATCCTCGAAGGCAAGACCCTCCAGGTCATCGTGCCTGAAGAAGAGGTTGTTGTCCGGGTACCGGATGAAGCCATACCCGTTCATCAGGCTCATGACGGTGCTGCGGTGGCGCTCATCATCGACCAGGGCCGCCGCGGGCCGCTCCCCCTCCCCTTCGTAGTCCCGGGACGGGTCGCGCATCACGAACATGTCGCGGACCACCTCATCATCCTCCTTCAGGCCCTCCTCGATGAGGTCATGCATGGGCAGCGGGTAGCTCACCTCATTCCACAGGTCCGTGCTGGTCCGGGTGGTCTGCTGCTCCCCTTGCTCATCGGTGAACTCGAAGTCCCACCCCATCAGCATGGTCTTGCAGCCGAGCGCGTGGAGCTTGCGCACCAAGGGTACGTGGTCACCGTCGCTGGCGATCAGCACGGCCACATCGAACCGTTTCAGCATGCACAGCTCATAGGTCTCCAGCGCCATGAGCACATCGATGCCCTTCTCACGCTTCCGACCGAGCAGGTCCTTCACGGGCAGGTAGTGGGTCTGGACCCCGTTGTACATCAGCACATCATCGAAGACACGGTCATAGTAGAGCTGGTTGGGCTTCTCGTTCGCATCGCGCGCGCTGAACCGGCCGCGGAAGAAGTGGGCATCGATGATGTGGCAGAGGCTCGGGCGCGTGCCTTCCCGCTCGGCCAGCGTGTGCTTGATGAAATCATGCACGCCGCCGATATGGAGACGCCGGCGGTGCGGATGCACATAGTTGTAGTAGTTGCTGACGTGGGTGAAGTAGCTACCGTCGTAGAACACCCCCACCTTGAGGGCTGCAGTGCCCTTGCTGCGATGATCCATAGTCGACACAGGTATTAGTGAAGGAGGCGAATGTAGGCCGACACTGACCCACCATGCAGCTAACTTGCGGTCCGTGCGGACCGTGCTCCTGATCATCCTCGCAGCCCTGCTCGGCCCGGTAGCCGAGTGCCAGCCCCTGGGGGCGGATGCCGCAGGCGCCATCACCTACAGCCGCAGCATCACCGCGCCGCTCAATGCCGTGCTCCTATTCGACCGGGCACATGAAGCCTGGACATGGACCTTCGGGAAGGAACCCGGGGCCAGGGCGCTGCGGACGGACCGGGACGGCGGGATGCTCGAGGGCGTGGCCCGGGTCAATTACCGTTCGGCCCATCTGAGCATGCGCGACGAGACGATGGGGACCATCCAGTACCGGGTCACCATCCATGTGAAGGCGGGCGAGTGCCGGATAACGGTCTCGGAGCTGACCCATTCCGGGAATCGGACAACGCCTCGGGGCGGTATCCATTTCGGCCTGCTGCTGCGAGGGGATGAACCGGCAGGCCGCGTCCGCGGGGTGGGTGCAAGCAACAGCCGCCGCATCTATGCGGAAGTGAAGGCTGTGGCGGACGCACGCATCTCCACGGTGCTCCAGGCCTTCGAGGCCCGCCTGAGGGCAAATACGCAGCCCTGAGCGCAACCCTGCGAGGCCATGGCCGTTCAAGGTCGCGCACATGCTCCGTTCCATCGCTCGAAAGTGGTCACGCTGGCCGGCGGCCGCCGCCTTGGTGGCGCTGCTGTTCATCGCCTACGGAATCAATCTGATGTCCCGCTCACGGGTGCTCCAGGCCAGCATCCAACGAGAGGTGATGCTGCTGGACGAACTCAGCCGCATGAACGACGAGCTGCACCGCGTCTCCCTGGTGCACCGGGTGGATATCTCCGCCCAGCAGCATCAATGGCCCCGGGAATCGGGCAAGCTGAGGCAGCTGGCCGCAGGGATCAGCGAGCGGTATGCGGGACTGCCGGGCATGGACCGCCTCCAGCAGGACCTGGGCCGAGTCATCCATCAAGCCGATTCGCTGCACGCCCTAGCGATGGCCAAAGGCGGCCATGTCTCCGACCCGAGGGCCTTGGAGGCCATCTTCCACATCATGATGCAGCGCGCCCAGAAGGTGATCGACGGAACCGCCCGCGAGGTGCACGAGAAAGGGCTGAGCAGCCACACGGCATCGCTCAACGACAGATGGAACGAGGCGCAGTTCCTACTGGTGACCGCCTGCCTGCTCGCCATCGTCCTGGCCTGGCTGGTGGCCATGCGCAGCGACCTGCTCCGCGAGAGCCGCCTGCGGAGCGAGCAGCTCGCCCAGGCCAAGTCCACCCTGGAACGCACCAATCGCGAGCTGCGCGAGACCATGCTCAGCAAGGAGGAGAAGGAGGTGATGATCAAGGAGATCCACCATCGCGTGAAGAATAACCTCCAGATCGTGAAGAGCCTGATCCGCTTCCAGATGGACCAGGTGAAGGACGCGCGGACGCTGGAGCTCTTCAATGAATGCGTGAACCGCGTGAGCGCCATGGCCCTGGTGCATGAGCAGACCTACCTGAGCAAGGACCTCGCGAACATCGACGTGGGCACCTACCTGGCGCAGCTTACGCGCGACCTCTGTCAAGCCTACGCCATTGACATCCGCCTCGAGCACGATATCCGCATCCAGGTGCCGACGCTTGGCGTGGATACGTTGATTCCCATGGGGCTCCTGATCAACGAGGTGATCTCCAACTCGCTCAAGTACGCCTTCAGGGGCCGCGATCGCGGCACCATCATCGTGCACATCGATGGCAGCGATGGCGGCCTCCACCTGCGCATCGGCGACGATGGCGTGGGCCTTCCCGACCGCAGCCGCTGGGAGCGTCCGAACAGCCTAGGCATGGACCTCATCCATACCCTCGCCGATCAGCTGGATACCACGGTGCACCTGATGCCCGGCCAGGGAACCGTCTATGAACTCCGGCCCAAGCAGTCGGCTCTTGCGCGCAAGAGAAGGGCCTGACCGGGCAACGGTCCATCCCACACCTGTCAAGGCCATGGATGGCTCTGCGGCCCCGCATACATTTGGCGCGGACCATCCAGCGCCTCACCATGAAACCAACCGCTCCCATTGCCCTATCCCTTGCCGTGATGAGCGCCTGCGGGTCACCAGAGCAACCCATGGCGGAGAAGATCGAGTACCCGGCGACGCGCCGGGATAGCGCAGCCGGCGACAGCCTGCATGGCACCTGGATCGCCGACCCCTACCGCTGGCTGGAGAACGACACCAGCGCCGAAACGGCTGAGTGGGTGAAGGCCCAGAACGCGGTTACCAACGCCTTCCTGGCCAAGATCCCCTTCCGTGACAGCCTCGCGAAACGCTACGAGGAGCTGTACAACTTCCCCAAGGTGGGTGGCCCCATGCGGGTGGGAGACCTCTTCTTCATCTGGAAGAACAGCGGACTGCAGAACCAGAGCGTGATCCATGTGCGCAAGGGCCTCGAGGGCGAGGACCGGGTATTCATCGACCCCAATCAACTTGACCCGGCCGGCACAACCACGTACAACCCCATGGGCCACAGCAAGGACAATCGCTACATGGCCGTAGGCGTCCAGAAGGCCGGCAGCGACTGGCAGGAGATCATGGTGTACGACCTCACCACCCTGCAGCCCACCACCGACCTGCTGAAGTGGAGCAAGTTCAGCGGGGCCTCGTGGTACAAGGACGGCTTCTTCTACAGCCGCTACCCCACCCCCGCCAAGGGCACCGAGCTGAGCGC
Protein-coding regions in this window:
- a CDS encoding response regulator; the protein is MPQATLQHTEVLHILIIDDEEDCNFVTKLVLKKAGYTGRVTCYTSAAEALEHMRKGMDLPDLMFVDINMPAVSGFEFLATCEAEALLPNGLTSVVMFSSSNRPSDLERALSFRSVMGYVEKALSVESFERVLADRAGRRL
- a CDS encoding response regulator, which gives rise to MKKILIIEDETIISFSYQLQLERMGFEVIGTARSSEEAEEHMRRDRPDLIIMDIYLKGPKTGLELAQEIHAKDPIPILFLTASTKADVIEAIRGLKDAHYLPKPINSDNLEDMLQRFARA
- a CDS encoding HAMP domain-containing sensor histidine kinase, which gives rise to MPAMKATPDQSDRLHRFAHDLRNRLAAIQQAIMQLHEAPEADRGELIHFAEQQYFKAMRSTEELLDDFGIDRVMCSLKLGPVDLSGLVSEAIGRQRHRIERKGQSIQLDMEPGVRVLGDPHWLDQLVTALVSNASKFSAHGSRIRVSLRCEAGSAILNVEDEGIGMDAEDLEQVFTRYALLKGRSTAGEAQGRSTLARAQQWAEAHGGSLRAFSSGTGQGSSFALSIPLLR
- a CDS encoding NYN domain-containing protein, which encodes MDHRSKGTAALKVGVFYDGSYFTHVSNYYNYVHPHRRRLHIGGVHDFIKHTLAEREGTRPSLCHIIDAHFFRGRFSARDANEKPNQLYYDRVFDDVLMYNGVQTHYLPVKDLLGRKREKGIDVLMALETYELCMLKRFDVAVLIASDGDHVPLVRKLHALGCKTMLMGWDFEFTDEQGEQQTTRTSTDLWNEVSYPLPMHDLIEEGLKEDDEVVRDMFVMRDPSRDYEGEGERPAAALVDDERHRSTVMSLMNGYGFIRYPDNNLFFRHDDLEGLAFEDLTVNDEVEFNVAVNHRGQRVAKRITRPA
- a CDS encoding sensor histidine kinase; translated protein: MLRSIARKWSRWPAAAALVALLFIAYGINLMSRSRVLQASIQREVMLLDELSRMNDELHRVSLVHRVDISAQQHQWPRESGKLRQLAAGISERYAGLPGMDRLQQDLGRVIHQADSLHALAMAKGGHVSDPRALEAIFHIMMQRAQKVIDGTAREVHEKGLSSHTASLNDRWNEAQFLLVTACLLAIVLAWLVAMRSDLLRESRLRSEQLAQAKSTLERTNRELRETMLSKEEKEVMIKEIHHRVKNNLQIVKSLIRFQMDQVKDARTLELFNECVNRVSAMALVHEQTYLSKDLANIDVGTYLAQLTRDLCQAYAIDIRLEHDIRIQVPTLGVDTLIPMGLLINEVISNSLKYAFRGRDRGTIIVHIDGSDGGLHLRIGDDGVGLPDRSRWERPNSLGMDLIHTLADQLDTTVHLMPGQGTVYELRPKQSALARKRRA